A single Crateriforma conspicua DNA region contains:
- a CDS encoding arylsulfatase: MKRFVFTTLFSCYAFAAVSLVASERPPNVILILTDDQGYGDFGCHGHPALETPEMDRLYSDSVRMTDFHVDPTCSPTRAALMTGKYASRVGVWHTLQGRSMLRHNETTLAERFRDAGYRTGIFGKWHLGDAYPYRPQDRGFDETLIHGGGGIGQNPDYWGNTYFDDHYCRDGRWEKFNGYCTDVWFREATQFIERNQSEPFFCYLPLNAPHFWYRVPDRYAEPYLELGMEELRARFFGMIACIDANLGQLRDRLGELGIADNTILIFMNDNGHGGPTPGKPSPYAYHAGLRKWKGSPYDGGHRAACFVHWPNGGLTGGRDIPQLTAHFDLTPTLIDLCGLQPAAPNEIDGCSFAGLLHGEQVTWPDRTLCVHNPRVERPQMWLKSAVMTERWRLVEGKQLFDIQTDPGQANDIASKHPKVVEELRSKYLDWWSTLQPRFDEFCRVYIGAAQENPVKLTCHDWHSRSSLLTWNPDVIANRQQTNGWWTVQVERPGTYTFRLQELPDEAESTEPIRAERARLRIGAIDQELTIPANATSVEFNINLPAGPFTMMTWLIEDSGDSRGAPFVYVNRPDKSGQ, translated from the coding sequence ATGAAACGCTTCGTATTTACAACTCTATTTTCGTGCTATGCCTTTGCGGCTGTTTCGCTTGTCGCTTCGGAGCGTCCCCCAAACGTCATCCTGATTCTGACGGACGATCAGGGATACGGTGATTTCGGATGTCACGGTCATCCAGCATTAGAAACGCCGGAGATGGACCGCTTGTATTCCGACAGTGTTCGGATGACCGATTTCCACGTCGATCCCACTTGCTCGCCCACCCGAGCGGCATTGATGACCGGTAAGTACGCCAGCCGCGTCGGCGTATGGCACACGCTTCAAGGACGCTCAATGCTACGTCACAACGAAACGACACTGGCTGAGAGATTCCGTGACGCCGGTTATCGCACTGGCATTTTTGGAAAGTGGCATCTTGGGGACGCGTACCCTTATCGGCCCCAAGATCGCGGTTTTGATGAAACGCTGATCCACGGCGGTGGGGGTATCGGGCAAAACCCAGATTACTGGGGCAACACCTATTTTGACGATCACTACTGTCGGGATGGACGGTGGGAGAAGTTCAACGGCTACTGCACCGACGTATGGTTTCGCGAGGCAACACAGTTTATTGAGCGAAATCAAAGCGAACCGTTCTTCTGCTACCTCCCGCTGAACGCCCCCCACTTCTGGTATCGAGTGCCCGATCGATACGCCGAGCCTTATCTCGAACTTGGCATGGAAGAATTGCGAGCTCGATTCTTCGGGATGATCGCCTGCATTGACGCAAACCTTGGGCAATTGCGAGATCGGCTTGGCGAGCTTGGGATTGCCGACAACACGATCCTGATTTTCATGAACGACAACGGACACGGCGGCCCCACGCCCGGTAAGCCTTCGCCCTACGCCTATCATGCCGGATTGCGGAAATGGAAAGGCAGTCCGTATGACGGTGGGCATCGCGCCGCATGCTTCGTTCATTGGCCCAATGGTGGCCTCACCGGTGGCCGAGATATCCCACAACTCACCGCACACTTCGATCTCACTCCGACACTGATCGACCTTTGCGGTTTACAGCCTGCAGCCCCAAACGAAATTGACGGATGTAGCTTCGCGGGGCTGCTTCACGGCGAACAAGTGACTTGGCCAGATCGCACCTTGTGTGTCCACAACCCTCGTGTTGAGCGGCCGCAAATGTGGTTGAAATCGGCAGTTATGACCGAGCGTTGGCGGCTGGTCGAAGGAAAACAACTCTTTGACATCCAAACGGATCCGGGACAGGCAAACGATATCGCTTCGAAGCATCCCAAGGTGGTTGAAGAACTTCGATCCAAATACCTGGATTGGTGGAGTACCCTTCAGCCCCGCTTCGACGAATTTTGTCGCGTCTACATTGGCGCAGCACAGGAAAACCCGGTCAAACTAACCTGCCACGATTGGCACAGTCGGTCATCTTTGCTGACCTGGAATCCTGACGTCATTGCCAACCGCCAGCAAACCAATGGTTGGTGGACAGTCCAAGTAGAACGCCCCGGAACCTACACCTTCCGCTTACAAGAATTGCCCGACGAAGCTGAATCCACCGAACCGATCAGGGCGGAACGTGCGAGACTTCGCATCGGTGCGATAGATCAAGAACTAACGATTCCCGCAAATGCAACATCGGTTGAGTTCAACATCAATCTTCCTGCCGGACCATTCACCATGATGACTTGGCTGATCGAAGATTCTGGTGATTCGCGAGGAGCCCCCTTCGTCTATGTAAACCGACCCGACAAGAGCGGTCAATGA